The Prevotella melaninogenica genome window below encodes:
- a CDS encoding Ig-like domain-containing protein: protein MKKIRQRYCQGVMGGKDGFSAKVSHCLSVFYQQRVLPFYLFTLLVIVLSSCAKMGQPDGGWYDETPPRVLGASPTERATDVNSKKVNIYFNEFIKLENASEKVVVSPPQIEAPEIKATGKRITVSLQDKLQPNTTYTIDFSDAITDNNEGNPLGNYTYSFSTGDHIDTLEVAGYVLEAENLEPVKGILVGLYSNQNDTAFQKQPMLRVSRTDSRGHFSIRGVAKGDYRIYALQDMDGNYMYNQKSEKLAFTPEVIMPSWKPDIQQDTLWIDSLHIKDIKQVPYTHFLPDDVVLNSFTPTQTDRYFLKSERKEPNHFTLFFSYGDADLPQITGLNFNDKDAFITEPSLNQDTIIYWLRDTALVNQDTLRMQMLYNMTDSAGKLVPKTDTLEILSKVPYAKRLKRQQEEYDKWVKKQEKAKERGKAFETTMPVTPLEVRYNVPSQMDPDQNPTFELPTPIAKTDTSKIHLYEKIDSLWYRAKYNFGAEPGKPRSLKLVSAWDPGHEYSVEVDSAAFTDIYGKVSAKYKQGVRIPSIDEYGTLIMTLQNMEGKNCLLQLLNESDKPVKEAYAKNNQATFHYIKPGNYYLRLIVDDNDNGKWDTGDYATQRQPEAVYYYPKAIECKAKRDVQGTWNPRLLPLYKQKPAAITKQKADAQRKIKRRNAERARSLDISLPDELLNSGQ from the coding sequence ATGAAGAAGATAAGACAAAGATATTGCCAAGGAGTAATGGGTGGAAAGGATGGCTTTTCAGCTAAGGTCAGCCATTGCCTTTCGGTGTTTTACCAACAACGTGTTTTACCATTCTACCTTTTTACACTCTTAGTTATTGTTCTTTCTTCATGTGCCAAGATGGGACAACCTGATGGTGGATGGTACGATGAGACGCCACCAAGAGTGTTAGGTGCCTCCCCTACTGAACGAGCAACCGACGTAAACAGTAAGAAGGTGAATATCTATTTCAACGAGTTTATCAAGTTGGAGAATGCATCAGAGAAGGTTGTTGTCTCTCCCCCACAGATTGAAGCCCCTGAAATTAAGGCTACTGGTAAGCGAATCACAGTAAGTTTACAAGACAAGTTGCAGCCTAACACCACCTATACCATCGACTTCTCTGACGCTATCACGGATAACAACGAGGGTAACCCATTAGGAAACTACACCTATAGCTTCTCTACTGGCGACCATATCGATACACTTGAAGTGGCTGGTTATGTGTTAGAAGCTGAGAATTTAGAGCCAGTAAAGGGTATTCTCGTGGGCCTTTACAGCAATCAGAACGATACAGCTTTCCAGAAACAACCAATGCTTCGTGTCTCACGTACCGACAGTCGTGGTCATTTCAGCATACGAGGTGTTGCCAAGGGTGACTATCGTATCTATGCACTACAGGACATGGACGGCAACTATATGTACAATCAGAAGAGTGAGAAGTTGGCTTTCACGCCCGAAGTCATCATGCCATCATGGAAGCCAGACATACAACAAGACACGCTATGGATTGACTCCTTGCACATCAAGGATATCAAACAGGTGCCTTACACCCACTTCCTACCAGATGATGTGGTGCTGAATTCCTTTACACCTACACAAACAGACCGCTACTTCCTCAAGTCTGAACGCAAGGAACCAAACCACTTTACGCTCTTTTTCAGCTATGGTGACGCCGACCTTCCACAGATAACAGGACTCAATTTTAACGATAAAGATGCGTTTATAACAGAGCCAAGTCTGAACCAAGATACGATTATCTACTGGCTGCGTGATACTGCCCTCGTCAACCAAGACACACTGCGAATGCAGATGCTTTATAACATGACGGACAGTGCAGGTAAGCTTGTCCCTAAGACAGATACGTTAGAGATACTCTCAAAGGTGCCTTACGCGAAGCGTTTAAAGCGCCAGCAGGAGGAATACGACAAATGGGTTAAAAAACAAGAGAAGGCAAAAGAACGTGGAAAAGCGTTTGAAACGACAATGCCTGTCACACCTTTGGAGGTCAGATATAATGTTCCTTCCCAAATGGATCCTGACCAAAACCCAACATTCGAACTCCCTACCCCAATTGCAAAGACGGATACGTCCAAGATACATCTTTACGAAAAGATAGACTCCTTATGGTATCGAGCGAAGTATAATTTCGGTGCTGAACCTGGAAAACCGCGCTCTTTGAAGTTGGTAAGTGCATGGGACCCAGGACATGAATACAGTGTTGAGGTTGATTCTGCAGCCTTTACAGACATCTATGGTAAGGTTTCTGCAAAGTATAAGCAGGGTGTTCGTATCCCATCAATTGACGAGTATGGTACGCTAATAATGACCTTACAGAACATGGAAGGTAAGAACTGCTTGTTGCAGTTGCTTAATGAAAGCGACAAACCAGTGAAAGAGGCGTACGCAAAGAACAACCAAGCAACCTTCCATTACATCAAGCCGGGCAACTACTATCTACGCCTTATCGTCGATGATAACGACAACGGAAAATGGGATACGGGTGATTATGCAACCCAACGACAGCCCGAAGCCGTTTATTATTACCCGAAGGCTATCGAGTGTAAGGCTAAGCGTGATGTACAGGGAACGTGGAATCCACGTCTACTCCCACTCTACAAGCAGAAGCCTGCAGCCATAACAAAGCAGAAGGCTGATGCGCAACGAAAGATAAAGAGACGTAATGCCGAACGCGCTCGCAGTCTTGACATCTCACTACCTGACGAGCTTCTCAATTCGGGTCAGTAG
- a CDS encoding GH3 auxin-responsive promoter family protein: MSLTKIVNKLYFQPRRRELERYVTDGEAIQREVMQYLVERAKDTEYGRKHLFSTIKSYEDFVQNIPVNTYEELKSDIDRMRHGERNILWPGQVRWYAKSSGTTNDKSKFIPVSHEGLQTIHYQGGKDVIAYYLSNHPESRLFNGKGLILGGSHSPNYNLYNSLVGDLSAILIENINPLINLCRVPKKSTALLSDFEVKRDRIAHETLNQNITNISGVPSWMLSVLVRVMELSGKKHLEEVWPNLEVFFHGGIAFTPYREQYEQLITKQGMNYMETYNASEGFFGIQDDPTDSSMSLMLDYGVFYEFLPMDEFESEHPNIVPLSGVEIGRNYAMLISTACGLWRYEIGDTMQFTSTNPYKFVITGRTKYFINAFGEELIMDNAEKGLEAACKATGAQISDYTAAPMYMDAKAKCRHQWLIEFAKDPSSLEEFAKVLDDKLQEVNSDYEAKRFHNITLQPLEIIVARKDLFNDWLKIKGKLGGQHKIPRLSNSRNNLEELLSMNQ, translated from the coding sequence ATGAGTCTTACTAAGATAGTAAACAAATTGTACTTCCAGCCGCGTCGCAGGGAGCTTGAACGCTACGTCACGGATGGAGAGGCTATCCAGCGGGAAGTCATGCAATACCTCGTTGAGCGGGCGAAAGACACCGAATACGGTCGTAAACACCTGTTCTCAACGATTAAGTCATACGAGGACTTTGTACAGAATATTCCAGTCAACACATACGAAGAACTGAAGAGTGACATCGACCGTATGCGCCACGGAGAACGTAATATTCTATGGCCGGGACAGGTTAGATGGTATGCCAAGTCATCAGGTACAACCAACGATAAGAGTAAGTTTATTCCTGTTTCTCACGAGGGATTACAGACAATTCATTATCAAGGTGGTAAGGATGTTATCGCTTACTACCTTAGCAATCATCCAGAAAGTAGACTCTTCAACGGTAAGGGCCTCATCTTAGGTGGTAGTCATTCTCCAAATTATAACCTGTATAATTCGCTTGTTGGTGACCTCAGTGCCATCCTCATAGAGAATATTAATCCACTCATAAATCTATGTCGCGTACCTAAGAAAAGTACTGCCCTACTGAGCGACTTTGAGGTAAAACGCGACCGAATTGCACACGAAACACTGAACCAAAATATCACTAATATATCAGGCGTTCCATCGTGGATGCTCTCTGTATTGGTGCGTGTAATGGAACTAAGTGGTAAGAAACATTTAGAGGAGGTATGGCCAAATTTAGAGGTATTCTTCCATGGTGGTATTGCTTTTACGCCCTATCGTGAACAGTATGAACAGCTCATTACCAAGCAGGGCATGAACTATATGGAGACTTACAACGCTTCTGAGGGCTTCTTTGGAATACAAGACGACCCGACAGACAGCAGTATGTCGCTTATGCTCGACTATGGAGTGTTCTACGAGTTCTTACCTATGGACGAGTTTGAGAGCGAACATCCGAATATCGTTCCATTGTCAGGTGTGGAGATAGGACGCAACTATGCAATGCTTATCAGTACTGCCTGCGGCCTTTGGAGATATGAGATTGGAGACACAATGCAGTTTACTTCGACTAATCCTTATAAGTTTGTTATCACGGGTAGAACCAAGTATTTCATCAATGCCTTTGGTGAAGAACTTATCATGGACAATGCTGAAAAGGGACTTGAAGCAGCCTGCAAGGCTACTGGTGCACAGATATCTGACTACACCGCAGCCCCAATGTATATGGATGCGAAGGCTAAATGTCGTCATCAGTGGCTCATTGAGTTTGCAAAGGATCCATCTTCACTTGAGGAGTTTGCTAAGGTTCTCGATGATAAACTACAGGAAGTCAACTCTGATTATGAGGCAAAACGCTTCCATAACATTACTCTTCAGCCACTTGAGATTATTGTTGCACGCAAAGACCTCTTCAATGACTGGCTCAAGATAAAGGGTAAACTCGGTGGTCAACACAAGATTCCACGCCTTTCAAACAGCCGTAACAACTTAGAAGAATTGCTGAGTATGAACCAGTAA
- the polA gene encoding DNA polymerase I, producing MAKLFLIDAYALIYRSYYAFIKSPRINSKGLNTSAVMGFCNTLNEVLTKEKPTHIGVAFDHGKTFRHDAFPEYKAQREETPEDIKLSVPLIKQVLEAMHIPILQVYGFEADDIIGTIATRFGADGIDTFMLTPDKDYGQLIGPNVFMYRPRHGGGYEILGEKEVGEKYGISTPAQVIDLLALMGDSADNFPGCPGVGEKTAAKLINQFGSIDNMLQHTDEIKGKLREKVENAVEDIKMSKFLATIRTDVPMELDLDELKVEQPDETKLRAIFEELEFKTLINKFLNKDESKPKTDNNQLDLFAENTTNESDEPKNAKFESIKTTQHEYKLVENEEELRQLCDFFITKEFVSIDTETTSTDAISAELVGLSFSVEEKKAFYVAVPANYEEALKIVQIFKPLYESDKIMKIGQNIKYDYEVLTRYGVTLQGKMFDTMIAHYLIQPELHHNMDYMAETLLSYQTIHIEELLGPKGKKQKNMRDLSPTDIYEYAAEDADITLRLKNVLEPRLKELGVEELFWNIEMPLVRVLADMELNGVCLDTEALQDTSKIFTERMKQYEQEIYKEAGEEFNISSPKQVGDILFGKLQIMDKPKKTKTGQYVTSEEVLQSLESKSPIVRNILNYRGMKKLLSTYIDALPKLINPRTGHIHTSFNQALTATGRLSSSDPNLQNIPVRTDDGKEIRKCFIPEEGCLFFSADYSQIELRIMAHLSEDENMMEAFREGHDIHRATAAKIWHVDIDKVTDAQRKKAKQANFGIIYGITTYGLAQRMDIPNGEAKELIEGYFRTFPKVQAYMEHAKEVARAKGYAETLFHRRRYLADINSRNATVRGFAERNAINAPIQGTEADIIKVAMVRIWERFKKEGIRSKMILQVHDELNFSVFPEEREQVERIVIEEMQNAYPLNVPLIADAGWGKNWLEAH from the coding sequence ATGGCAAAACTCTTCCTTATTGACGCTTATGCGCTCATCTATCGTTCATACTACGCATTTATCAAAAGTCCACGTATCAACTCTAAGGGCTTGAATACATCTGCTGTTATGGGCTTTTGCAACACCCTGAACGAGGTTCTTACAAAGGAAAAGCCAACGCATATTGGTGTAGCATTCGATCATGGAAAGACTTTTCGCCATGACGCCTTCCCCGAATACAAGGCGCAACGAGAGGAAACACCAGAAGATATCAAGCTTTCTGTTCCACTTATCAAGCAAGTGCTTGAGGCGATGCATATTCCTATTCTACAGGTATATGGCTTCGAAGCAGATGATATTATCGGTACTATAGCAACTCGCTTTGGAGCCGATGGAATCGATACTTTTATGCTTACACCCGATAAAGACTATGGTCAACTCATTGGTCCTAACGTCTTTATGTATCGTCCTCGTCATGGTGGCGGTTACGAGATATTAGGAGAAAAAGAGGTAGGAGAAAAGTATGGCATCTCTACCCCAGCCCAAGTCATCGACCTCTTGGCATTGATGGGCGACTCAGCAGATAACTTTCCGGGTTGTCCTGGTGTTGGAGAGAAAACCGCAGCCAAGTTAATCAATCAGTTTGGAAGCATTGACAATATGCTTCAACATACTGACGAGATTAAGGGTAAACTACGTGAGAAAGTTGAGAATGCCGTAGAGGATATTAAAATGTCAAAGTTCCTCGCAACGATTCGAACAGACGTTCCAATGGAACTTGACTTGGATGAACTCAAGGTTGAACAACCTGACGAGACCAAATTGCGTGCGATATTTGAGGAATTAGAGTTTAAGACACTTATTAACAAGTTTCTTAACAAAGATGAATCAAAGCCAAAAACCGACAATAATCAGCTTGATTTATTTGCAGAAAACACGACCAACGAGTCAGATGAGCCGAAAAATGCGAAATTTGAGAGTATAAAAACAACCCAACATGAATACAAACTCGTTGAGAATGAGGAAGAATTACGTCAGCTTTGTGACTTTTTTATTACAAAAGAGTTTGTTAGTATAGACACAGAAACCACTTCTACGGATGCAATTAGTGCTGAATTGGTTGGTTTGAGCTTCTCGGTTGAAGAAAAGAAGGCTTTTTATGTTGCCGTACCAGCTAACTATGAAGAGGCGTTAAAAATCGTTCAGATATTCAAACCGCTGTATGAAAGCGACAAAATAATGAAAATCGGACAGAACATTAAGTATGACTATGAAGTGTTAACCAGATATGGAGTGACACTACAGGGTAAGATGTTCGACACGATGATAGCCCACTACCTCATCCAACCAGAACTACATCATAATATGGACTACATGGCTGAGACACTACTCAGCTATCAAACCATTCACATTGAAGAACTACTCGGTCCGAAAGGAAAGAAGCAGAAGAATATGCGCGACCTCTCCCCTACTGACATCTATGAGTATGCTGCAGAGGATGCCGACATCACTTTGCGTCTGAAAAACGTACTTGAACCACGTTTAAAGGAGCTTGGAGTGGAAGAACTCTTCTGGAATATAGAGATGCCTTTGGTACGTGTATTAGCTGATATGGAGCTAAATGGCGTATGCTTAGACACTGAAGCACTGCAAGATACGTCAAAGATATTCACTGAACGTATGAAACAATACGAGCAGGAAATATATAAGGAGGCTGGAGAAGAATTCAATATCTCAAGCCCAAAGCAAGTCGGTGACATCCTCTTTGGCAAGTTGCAAATTATGGATAAGCCTAAGAAGACAAAGACAGGACAGTATGTTACAAGTGAAGAGGTGCTGCAGAGCCTTGAAAGCAAGAGTCCTATCGTACGTAACATCCTCAATTACAGAGGTATGAAGAAGCTTCTTAGCACTTATATAGATGCCCTTCCAAAGCTGATTAATCCACGTACTGGACATATTCACACATCGTTTAATCAGGCACTTACAGCCACTGGACGACTCTCTTCGAGTGATCCTAACTTGCAGAATATTCCTGTACGCACGGATGATGGTAAGGAGATACGTAAGTGTTTCATTCCAGAAGAAGGCTGTCTGTTCTTTTCTGCAGATTATAGTCAGATTGAGTTGCGTATTATGGCACATCTTTCTGAAGACGAGAATATGATGGAGGCTTTCCGTGAGGGTCATGATATCCACCGTGCAACAGCTGCAAAGATATGGCATGTAGATATAGATAAGGTGACTGACGCACAGCGAAAGAAAGCTAAACAAGCCAACTTCGGTATTATATATGGTATTACTACCTATGGACTTGCCCAGCGTATGGACATTCCAAATGGTGAAGCTAAAGAGCTGATAGAGGGCTATTTCCGCACATTCCCAAAGGTACAAGCTTATATGGAACATGCAAAAGAAGTGGCAAGAGCCAAGGGTTATGCCGAAACACTCTTCCATCGTCGTCGCTATCTTGCTGATATCAACAGCCGTAATGCTACTGTACGTGGTTTTGCCGAGCGTAACGCCATCAATGCTCCAATACAAGGAACAGAGGCAGATATCATCAAGGTGGCAATGGTTCGTATCTGGGAACGCTTTAAGAAAGAAGGTATTCGCTCAAAGATGATTCTCCAAGTGCATGATGAACTTAACTTCTCCGTCTTCCCTGAGGAGCGTGAACAGGTGGAACGCATTGTTATCGAGGAGATGCAGAACGCTTATCCACTGAATGTCCCATTGATAGCTGATGCCGGATGGGGCAAGAACTGGTTGGAAGCACATTAA
- a CDS encoding polyprenyl synthetase family protein: MDTLSLIKQPIETELGDFIDLFNHALDHEDGLLRTVLNHIKQQAGKRMRPILILLMAKNFGKVSEATQHAAVGLELLHTASLVHDDVVDEAAARRGQASVNADYDNKVAVLVGDYVLSTALLHVSYTHSEIIVRYLAELGRTLSDGEILQLWNIQNKEITEEVYYKIIERKTAALFESCAAIGAESANASDEEVEAARLFGKHLGIVFQIRDDIFDYYDSEAEIGKPTGNDMAEGKLTLPIIYALNSTKNEEMLALAHKVKAHEVTREDIDKLVEFAKVTGGIEYAERRMWDFHAEAQTFLDKYVKDDSIRSALQTYLDYVIKRKK; the protein is encoded by the coding sequence ATGGATACTCTTTCACTCATAAAACAGCCGATTGAGACAGAATTAGGCGATTTCATCGACCTTTTTAATCATGCTCTCGACCACGAAGATGGCTTGTTGCGTACGGTTTTGAACCATATCAAGCAACAAGCAGGGAAGCGTATGCGTCCTATTCTCATCCTTCTGATGGCTAAGAACTTTGGTAAGGTTTCTGAAGCAACACAGCATGCGGCTGTGGGATTGGAACTTTTACATACGGCTTCACTTGTGCATGACGATGTCGTTGATGAAGCGGCTGCTCGCAGAGGGCAGGCGAGTGTGAATGCTGATTATGATAATAAGGTGGCTGTATTAGTGGGTGATTACGTGCTTTCAACTGCCTTACTTCATGTTAGTTACACGCACTCAGAGATTATTGTGCGCTATCTTGCAGAGTTAGGTCGTACGTTGAGTGATGGTGAAATTCTTCAGTTGTGGAATATTCAGAATAAAGAAATCACCGAAGAGGTTTACTATAAAATTATTGAACGTAAGACAGCTGCGCTCTTTGAATCGTGTGCTGCTATTGGTGCTGAGTCGGCTAATGCAAGCGATGAGGAGGTTGAAGCGGCAAGACTCTTTGGTAAACATCTCGGAATTGTCTTCCAAATTCGTGATGATATCTTCGATTATTATGACTCTGAGGCTGAAATTGGTAAGCCAACGGGTAACGATATGGCTGAAGGAAAGCTCACTTTACCAATCATTTATGCGTTGAATTCGACAAAAAATGAGGAAATGCTTGCTTTGGCTCATAAGGTGAAAGCACACGAGGTGACACGCGAAGATATCGATAAATTGGTAGAATTTGCTAAGGTAACTGGTGGTATTGAATATGCTGAACGTCGTATGTGGGACTTTCATGCCGAAGCACAGACTTTCCTTGATAAGTATGTTAAGGATGATAGTATTCGTTCTGCTCTCCAGACTTACCTTGATTATGTAATTAAAAGGAAGAAGTAA
- the deoC gene encoding deoxyribose-phosphate aldolase, which yields MGTIKDTVSKDIQAQKAVGIVEKSEYEQALSQYNLNITDEEVKAAVTKIIAEKVSENDNLEVKKFLLGSVELTTLSTTDTEEKVLEMVEKVNRFDSEYPDLPHVAALCAYPCFTKLMADSLEVDGVDITNVTGNFPSSQTFLEVKTIETALAIKDGATHIDIVMPVGKFLSGDYEGVCDTINELKQVCGDVPMKVILETGDLGNASAIKTASLLSMYAGADYIKTSTGKEKISATPESVYVMCQAIKEYYDKTGIQIGLKPAGGINTVMDAVIYYTIVKEVLGEKWLTNYWFRMGTSRLTNLLLSEIIGTESKFF from the coding sequence ATGGGAACAATTAAAGACACTGTTTCAAAAGACATCCAGGCACAAAAAGCCGTTGGAATCGTCGAAAAAAGCGAGTACGAACAAGCCTTATCACAGTACAATCTCAACATCACTGACGAGGAAGTTAAGGCTGCCGTAACAAAGATTATTGCGGAAAAAGTATCAGAGAACGACAACCTTGAAGTAAAGAAATTCCTCTTAGGCAGCGTTGAGCTTACTACGCTTAGCACAACAGACACAGAAGAAAAGGTATTAGAAATGGTTGAGAAAGTAAACCGTTTTGACTCTGAATATCCTGATTTACCGCATGTTGCAGCTCTCTGCGCTTACCCATGCTTCACAAAGTTGATGGCAGACAGTCTTGAAGTAGACGGTGTTGACATTACAAATGTAACAGGCAACTTCCCTTCTTCACAGACCTTCTTGGAGGTGAAAACCATCGAGACAGCACTTGCAATCAAGGACGGAGCTACTCATATTGACATCGTTATGCCTGTAGGTAAGTTCCTTTCAGGCGATTACGAAGGCGTATGTGACACCATCAACGAACTTAAACAAGTGTGTGGAGACGTTCCTATGAAGGTGATTCTTGAGACTGGCGATCTTGGCAATGCAAGTGCTATCAAGACCGCATCCCTGCTCTCTATGTACGCAGGAGCCGACTATATAAAGACAAGTACAGGTAAGGAGAAGATTAGCGCAACACCAGAGTCTGTATATGTAATGTGTCAGGCTATCAAGGAGTACTATGATAAGACAGGTATACAGATTGGTTTAAAGCCTGCTGGCGGTATCAACACTGTCATGGATGCAGTAATCTACTATACCATTGTTAAAGAGGTCTTAGGCGAGAAATGGCTCACAAACTACTGGTTCCGCATGGGTACAAGCCGTCTTACCAACCTCTTGCTAAGTGAAATCATTGGTACAGAGTCTAAGTTCTTCTAA
- a CDS encoding nucleotide pyrophosphohydrolase — protein MTIEEAQQAVDKWIKENGVRYFRELTNMACLTEEVGELARVMARTYGDQSFKEGEKANLGEEMADVLWVLLCLANQTGVNLTDELQKSFDKKTKRDKDRHKNNPKLK, from the coding sequence ATGACAATAGAAGAAGCACAACAAGCCGTTGACAAATGGATAAAAGAAAACGGTGTACGCTATTTTAGAGAACTAACCAATATGGCTTGCCTCACAGAAGAGGTAGGAGAATTAGCTCGTGTAATGGCTCGTACTTACGGAGACCAGAGCTTTAAGGAGGGTGAGAAAGCCAATTTAGGAGAAGAAATGGCTGATGTCCTATGGGTTCTACTCTGCCTTGCCAACCAAACTGGCGTCAATCTCACAGATGAACTACAGAAGAGTTTTGACAAGAAAACCAAGCGCGACAAGGATAGACACAAGAACAATCCTAAATTAAAATAA
- the dtd gene encoding D-aminoacyl-tRNA deacylase, translating into MRIVIQRVSHASVTINQQEKSSIGTGYLILLGIGKDDTEEDINWLVKKIIGLRIFDDEMGVMNRSIMDINGEILVVSQFTLMASYKKGNRPSWIHAAPHELSIPLYNRFCDALSEAMGKPVGTGEFGADMKVELLNDGPVTICMDTKNKE; encoded by the coding sequence ATGAGAATTGTAATACAACGTGTTAGCCATGCCTCTGTTACTATCAATCAGCAAGAAAAGTCTTCTATTGGTACAGGATACCTTATCCTATTAGGTATTGGTAAAGACGATACTGAAGAAGATATCAACTGGTTGGTAAAGAAGATCATAGGTTTGCGTATTTTCGACGATGAAATGGGCGTAATGAACCGCAGCATCATGGATATTAATGGCGAAATTCTCGTTGTTTCACAGTTTACACTTATGGCAAGCTATAAGAAAGGGAACCGTCCAAGCTGGATTCATGCAGCCCCACACGAACTCTCTATTCCTCTCTATAATCGTTTCTGTGACGCTCTAAGCGAAGCTATGGGGAAACCAGTAGGCACAGGAGAGTTCGGTGCAGACATGAAAGTAGAACTCCTCAATGATGGTCCAGTAACAATCTGTATGGATACAAAGAATAAGGAATAG
- the uvrC gene encoding excinuclease ABC subunit UvrC, with protein MNKEDNLKRTAYLKNIVLNMPEKPGTYQFYDNEKTIIYVGKAKNLKRRVSSYFHKEVDRFKTKVLVSKIYDISYSVVKTEEDALLIENQLIKQYKPKYNVLLKDGKTYPSICVTNEYFPRIFKTRTINKRYGAFYGPYSHIGSMYAILDIIKKVYKPRTCRFPITKEGIEQGKYKPCLEYHLHNCGAPCINKQSYEDYQEAIKQAREILKGNTRDVQKLLKQEMEKYAEELRFEEAELCKQRYLALDNFAAKSEIVSHTITDVDVFTIVSDDTRKNAFINYIHVTNGAINQSFTYEYKRKLDESDQELLNEAIPEIRERFNSTAKEIIVPFELDFKVKGAEFFIPQRGDKHHLLELSEMNAKQYKFDRLKQTEKLNPEQKQTRLMRELQDKLKLSKLPYHIECFDNSNISGSDAVAGCIVYKGMKPSKKDYRKYNIKTVVGPDDYASMQEVVRRRYSRMQEEGTPLPDLIITDGGKGQMEVVREVVEDELHLSIPIAGLAKDDRHRTNELLFGFPQQTIALDIKGELFKVLTQIQDEVHRYAISFHRDKRSKTQLHSELDDIKGIGPKTKDALLKKLKTVKHIKEADLQELTEVIGASKATIVYNYFHANQ; from the coding sequence ATGAATAAAGAAGATAACTTGAAGCGAACTGCTTATCTTAAGAACATTGTTCTCAATATGCCTGAGAAACCAGGCACATATCAGTTCTATGATAATGAGAAAACAATCATCTATGTTGGCAAGGCGAAGAACCTTAAAAGACGTGTGTCGTCCTACTTCCATAAAGAGGTTGACCGTTTTAAAACAAAGGTGTTGGTTTCTAAGATTTATGATATTTCATATTCTGTAGTCAAAACAGAAGAAGATGCACTTCTTATAGAAAATCAACTAATCAAGCAATACAAGCCTAAATACAACGTATTGCTCAAAGATGGTAAGACTTACCCAAGTATTTGCGTAACGAATGAGTATTTCCCACGTATATTCAAAACACGTACTATCAATAAACGTTATGGTGCTTTTTATGGGCCATATAGCCATATTGGGAGTATGTATGCGATTCTTGATATCATTAAGAAGGTATACAAACCGCGCACTTGTCGCTTCCCTATTACGAAAGAAGGTATCGAACAGGGGAAATATAAGCCTTGCTTAGAGTATCATTTACATAACTGTGGAGCACCATGTATCAATAAACAGAGTTATGAAGATTATCAAGAAGCAATAAAACAAGCACGAGAAATATTAAAAGGGAATACTCGTGATGTGCAGAAACTCCTAAAACAGGAAATGGAGAAATATGCGGAGGAATTGCGATTTGAGGAAGCTGAATTATGTAAACAGCGTTATTTAGCGCTCGATAACTTCGCAGCAAAGAGCGAAATCGTAAGTCATACGATTACAGATGTTGATGTTTTCACTATTGTAAGTGATGATACAAGAAAGAATGCGTTTATTAATTATATCCATGTAACTAATGGTGCAATCAATCAAAGCTTTACTTATGAATACAAAAGAAAACTCGATGAATCCGATCAAGAGTTGTTAAATGAGGCTATTCCAGAGATACGTGAACGCTTTAATAGCACCGCAAAAGAGATTATCGTACCTTTTGAACTTGATTTTAAAGTAAAGGGTGCTGAATTCTTCATACCACAACGTGGTGATAAACATCATCTATTAGAACTCTCTGAGATGAATGCTAAACAGTATAAGTTCGACCGATTAAAACAGACAGAAAAGCTAAATCCAGAACAAAAACAGACGCGATTAATGCGAGAACTCCAAGACAAACTGAAGTTATCGAAGCTTCCTTACCACATAGAGTGCTTCGATAATTCAAATATCTCTGGTTCTGACGCTGTTGCTGGCTGCATAGTATATAAAGGAATGAAGCCATCTAAGAAGGATTATCGCAAATACAACATCAAGACTGTAGTAGGTCCTGATGACTATGCGTCCATGCAGGAGGTGGTAAGACGACGTTACAGCCGTATGCAAGAAGAAGGAACTCCCCTACCCGATCTCATAATTACCGACGGTGGAAAGGGTCAAATGGAGGTTGTAAGAGAAGTTGTTGAAGACGAACTCCACCTCAGTATTCCAATTGCAGGACTTGCCAAAGACGATCGTCACCGCACAAACGAGCTTCTTTTCGGCTTCCCACAGCAGACAATAGCACTCGACATCAAGGGCGAACTCTTCAAAGTTCTTACCCAAATACAGGACGAAGTGCATCGTTATGCTATATCTTTCCATCGAGACAAACGCTCTAAGACACAGCTACACAGCGAGTTAGACGATATAAAAGGTATCGGACCAAAGACAAAAGATGCACTTTTAAAGAAGCTGAAGACTGTGAAACACATAAAAGAAGCTGATTTACAAGAACTTACAGAAGTAATAGGAGCAAGCAAAGCAACTATTGTCTATAATTATTTCCACGCTAATCAGTAA